The Cydia fagiglandana chromosome 4, ilCydFagi1.1, whole genome shotgun sequence genome has a window encoding:
- the LOC134664091 gene encoding uncharacterized protein LOC134664091 codes for MRSRRCQGALPAAAAMSPLARSLLALAALLAAADAGREQVLFGLNSPHFIRLNEVTLSPQGGFIKPKNYCRSTVPRGAQVSASNSYYDRAPHIAGTVQSISVTCTPLGPYTTCKDNIRVNITQFC; via the exons ATGCGGAGTCGGCGTTGCCAGGGCGCcctccccgccgccgccgccatgtcGCCGCTCGCCCGCTCGCTGCTCGCGCTCGCCGCGCtgctcgccgccgccgacgctggCAGAGAACAAGTATTGTTTG GTCTTAATTCGCCACATTTCATCAGACTAAATGAAGTGACGCTGAGCCCACAGGGAGGTTTTATAAAACCTAAAAAT TACTGTCGCTCCACCGTTCCTAGAGGCGCCCAAGTGTCCGCCAGTAACTCGTACTACGACCGCGCGCCCCACATCGCCGGGACGGTCCAGAGCATCAGCGTGACCTGCACTCCTCTAGGACCTTACACTACCTGCAAGGATAATATTAGGGTCAATATCACAcagttttgttaa
- the LOC134664077 gene encoding uncharacterized protein LOC134664077, with protein MGKRKRKDKNRHLKEKIRRLEDRLNRCSSSDSATDEEYNDYDRYYSEQYDYPHNPGSDDEVPLIPWSDSEHSIPDTTPKSVIMQPTPIADPVLNSAVPSNVNETVSADPGISTETDTSQTLPSDILEALGDPKGKEEIYGPKITDEISKRWGRVLVDGLEKDVKQKLPEKHLIPDNFRLAKAPILNPEIISVLNESVRYRDKLLEKEQNQLGLGISELTNLASAVIKENLDKVEILKKLSEASQIFLDLHHDQTTRRRKLITTTLDKKFVNIISDVKRDTYLFGENLGEKIKATKTAETSGLQVKRKEVNAIASTSRKYPNQGNWRGPPRTYYQYQLQHFQRAPRQGGPRPRYPHQQYRYRPPVPDRQAQSTRKPPNKTPKA; from the exons ATGGGAAAACGTAAACGTAAGGATAAAAATCGTcatttaaaagaaaaaattaGGCGATTAGAAGATCGACTCAACCGTTGTTCATCATCAGATTCGGCAACAGACGAAG AATACAATGATTATGATCGGTACTACTCAGAACAGTACGATTACCCTCACAATCCAGGTAGTGACGACGAAGTGCCCCTAATACCGTGGTCTGATTCGGAACACTCGATTCCTGATACAACGCCTAAATCGGTGATCATGCAACCTACACCGATAGCGGACCCAGTTCTTAATTCCGCCGTACCCAGTAACGTCAATGAAACGGTATCGGCTGATCCCGGTATCAGCACCGAGACCGATACATCACAAACATTGCCGTCTGATATATTAGAGGCCCTCGGGGACCCGAAGGGAAAAGAAGAAATATATGGGCCAAAAATAACTGATGAAATCTCTAAACGTTGGGGCCGGGTACTCGTTGATGGCCTAGAGAAAGATGTAAAGCAAAAACTGCCTGAAAAGCACCTGATACCAGATAACTTTCGTTTAGCTAAAGCCCCTATTTTAAATCCTGAGATTATATCGGTGCTCAACGAATCAGTCAGATATCGTgacaaattattagaaaaagagCAAAACCAACTGGGTCTAGGCATTTCTGAGCTCACAAATCTAGCTTCAGCGGTAATCAAAGAAAACTTAGATAAAGTCGAAATACTAAAGAAACTTTCTGAAGCTAGCCAGATTTTCCTAGACCTTCATCACGATCAGACCACTAGGAGAAGAAAGCTCATAACCACAACTCTTGACAAAAAGTTTGTCAATATAATATCGGACGTAAAAAGGGATACCTACCTGTTTGGCGAAAACCTAGGAGAAAAAATAAAAGCCACAAAAACAGCGGAAACATCAGGGCTACAAGTGAAGCGTAAAGAGGTCAACGCTATCGCATCTACGTCTAGGAAATATCCCAACCAGGGAAACTGGAGGGGCCCACCCCGAACATACTACCAATACCAATTACAACATTTTCAACGAGCACCGAGACAGGGTGGGCCGAGACCGCGCTACCCTCACCAGCAATACCGGTACCGTCCGCCAGTTCCCGATCGTCAAGCCCAATCGACGCGCAAGCCGCCCAACAAGACCCCAAAAGCCTAA